A window of the Candidatus Woesearchaeota archaeon genome harbors these coding sequences:
- a CDS encoding glycosyltransferase — MVSTVEISVVVPVYNGKRTIRKTLDSLLSQKIGRSYEIIAVDDGSRDETPKILSEYRKRGIRVITQKNAGPASARNAGWKKARGKIVAFTDSDCRPVQDWLSSITKPFSDRNVGGVGGTYRTENRDKILARYIGLDIELRHSRFKREIEGTGSFSIAFRKNLLERTGGFDETYRKPTAEDFDLCFAVRNLGKKIIFEPKAIVYHYHPEHFSNFMREQMRHARARAYMYKKFTGRVKGESYTPLSTIITAPLSFLFIATFPLFFLGKINPVLPIIPSAFFAALFILALPLFFYCLKKRDYSVALISIPVQLSRFFAWTLGVLAGFIDIIFHRKGNF, encoded by the coding sequence GTGGTTTCAACGGTTGAAATATCAGTTGTTGTTCCGGTCTACAATGGAAAAAGGACAATAAGAAAAACCCTTGATTCCCTTCTCTCCCAGAAAATCGGCAGGAGCTATGAAATAATTGCTGTTGATGACGGAAGCAGGGATGAAACTCCTAAAATTCTTTCAGAATACAGGAAGCGCGGGATAAGGGTTATAACACAGAAAAATGCAGGGCCTGCATCAGCAAGGAATGCCGGATGGAAAAAAGCTAGAGGAAAGATTGTGGCTTTTACTGATTCTGACTGCCGCCCTGTTCAGGACTGGCTTTCCTCAATCACAAAGCCCTTCTCAGACAGGAATGTGGGCGGCGTTGGCGGAACCTACAGGACTGAAAACAGGGACAAGATTCTTGCAAGATACATCGGGCTTGATATTGAACTCAGGCATTCCAGGTTCAAGAGGGAAATTGAGGGAACAGGAAGCTTCTCAATTGCATTCCGCAAAAATCTTCTTGAAAGGACAGGGGGCTTTGATGAGACATACAGAAAGCCTACTGCAGAGGATTTTGACCTCTGCTTTGCAGTTAGAAATCTTGGTAAGAAGATAATATTTGAGCCGAAGGCAATAGTTTACCATTACCATCCTGAGCATTTCTCAAATTTTATGAGAGAGCAGATGAGGCATGCAAGGGCAAGGGCATACATGTACAAAAAATTCACAGGGCGCGTGAAAGGCGAGTCATATACACCTCTTTCCACAATAATAACAGCGCCGCTTAGCTTCCTTTTCATTGCAACATTCCCCCTTTTCTTTTTAGGGAAAATCAATCCTGTTCTTCCAATCATCCCTTCTGCATTTTTTGCTGCGCTTTTTATCCTTGCCCTTCCCCTTTTCTTCTACTGCCTGAAAAAAAGGGATTATTCAGTTGCACTAATCTCAATTCCAGTTCAGCTTTCCCGCTTCTTTGCATGGACTCTTGGGGTATTGGCAGGGTTTATTGACATAATATTCCATAGAAAGGGAAATTTTTAG
- the gmd gene encoding GDP-mannose 4,6-dehydratase, with the protein MKQKSALITGITGQDGSYLAEFLLSKDYKVYGFIRRTSTESTERIKHILSKIELIEGDLTDLSSIIRAVEYSKPDEVYNLASMSFVAHSWKSPITTAEITGLGVLNVLEALRISGCKAKFYQASSSELFGKAAETPQSEKTPFYPRSPYGVSKLFGYWTAVNYRESYGMFACNGILFNHESPRRGIEFVTRKITDGVARIKLGLQDELRLGNLDAKRDWGFAGDYVEAMWLMLQKEKPEDYVIGTGETHTVREFVEEAFKAAGIKDYQKYVKVDEKFMRPADVNLLLADTAKAKKELGWKPKMSFSALVKTMVESDIERIKKL; encoded by the coding sequence ATGAAACAGAAAAGCGCTCTTATAACAGGAATAACCGGGCAGGACGGAAGCTACCTTGCAGAGTTCCTGCTTTCAAAGGATTATAAGGTTTACGGGTTTATCAGAAGGACAAGCACTGAAAGCACAGAAAGAATAAAGCACATTCTAAGTAAGATTGAGCTGATTGAGGGGGACTTGACAGACCTTTCCTCAATAATACGGGCTGTGGAATATTCAAAGCCAGACGAAGTTTACAATCTTGCCTCAATGTCTTTTGTTGCGCACTCATGGAAAAGCCCGATAACAACAGCAGAGATAACCGGGCTTGGAGTGCTGAATGTTCTTGAGGCATTAAGAATCAGCGGATGCAAGGCAAAATTCTACCAGGCATCCAGCAGCGAGCTTTTTGGAAAGGCAGCTGAAACTCCCCAGTCTGAAAAAACCCCTTTTTACCCAAGAAGCCCTTACGGCGTTTCAAAGCTCTTCGGATACTGGACGGCAGTAAATTACAGAGAGAGCTACGGAATGTTTGCGTGCAACGGAATACTGTTCAATCATGAATCCCCAAGAAGGGGAATTGAGTTTGTAACAAGAAAAATAACTGACGGAGTCGCAAGGATAAAGCTTGGGCTTCAGGATGAGCTAAGGCTTGGAAACCTTGATGCCAAGAGGGACTGGGGATTTGCAGGGGACTATGTTGAAGCGATGTGGCTTATGCTCCAGAAGGAAAAACCGGAAGACTATGTCATAGGAACAGGCGAAACCCATACTGTAAGGGAGTTTGTTGAAGAGGCATTCAAGGCAGCGGGAATAAAGGATTACCAGAAATATGTGAAGGTTGATGAGAAATTCATGCGCCCCGCTGATGTGAACCTGCTTCTTGCAGACACGGCAAAGGCAAAAAAAGAGCTTGGCTGGAAGCCCAAGATGAGCTTTTCCGCGCTTGTTAAGACGATGGTTGAATCTGACATTGAAAGAATAAAAAAACTATAA
- a CDS encoding B12-binding domain-containing radical SAM protein — protein FPQIKEIMFETDTFTASEEQVRAICNLIIKKKLKFTWSANSRVDTIRHEDTFNLMKRAGCRMLLIGAEFGTQCALNDVKKDITPKLTRDFVLGAKKAGIKVHGCFMIGAPNETRESALATIRFAKSLPLDTVQFSGVVAYPGTEFYTWAKEKGYLVPKDWTEWVNDNYEQATILNYPQLSTAEMNELIDKGLKEFYFQPGKILYHLFTIRDFSDFKRKAGGFFRFLDYLNGKKKSKKGKDLPL, from the coding sequence ATTTCCCCAGATTAAGGAGATTATGTTTGAGACAGACACCTTTACTGCTTCAGAGGAGCAGGTTAGGGCTATATGCAACCTCATCATTAAGAAAAAACTGAAATTTACATGGTCAGCAAATTCAAGGGTTGACACAATTAGGCACGAGGACACCTTTAATCTGATGAAAAGGGCAGGATGCCGTATGCTTCTGATAGGCGCAGAATTCGGAACACAGTGCGCATTGAATGATGTTAAAAAGGACATAACGCCGAAGCTCACAAGGGATTTTGTGCTCGGCGCAAAGAAAGCGGGAATAAAAGTCCATGGGTGCTTTATGATAGGCGCCCCAAATGAGACAAGGGAGAGTGCCCTTGCGACAATAAGGTTTGCAAAGAGCCTTCCATTGGATACAGTCCAGTTTTCAGGAGTTGTTGCATATCCCGGAACTGAGTTTTACACCTGGGCCAAGGAAAAGGGCTACCTTGTCCCAAAGGACTGGACAGAATGGGTTAATGACAATTATGAGCAGGCGACAATCCTCAATTATCCGCAGCTTTCAACAGCAGAGATGAACGAGCTCATAGACAAGGGCTTGAAGGAGTTCTATTTTCAGCCGGGAAAGATTTTATACCATCTTTTCACAATACGCGACTTTTCAGATTTCAAGAGGAAGGCAGGCGGGTTTTTCAGGTTTCTGGATTACCTGAATGGAAAAAAGAAATCAAAAAAGGGAAAGGATCTTCCGCTATGA
- a CDS encoding GDP-mannose 4,6-dehydratase — MAKALITGIDGFAAPYLAEELLKKGYSIIGSYLVSPGRIVKGVDYEKLDILNKDDVKKLVSDFKPEYVFHLAGFSSVAKSWENPELCRKINVEGTRNLLDALVEENIKAKLLFISSAEVYGKPKFFPITEEHPLNPENPYAESKLEAEGICLLPKYKSLSIVISRSFNHTGTGQSPDFVCSDFAKQIAEIEKGKREPVIKVGNLEAKRDFSDVRDISIAYSLFDKCKPGIYNIGSGRAYAIREILDILISMSRAKIKEESDPKKFRKIDVPVMFGSHEKFSAETGWQPRISIEKTLESILDYWREKI; from the coding sequence ATGGCAAAAGCGCTCATAACCGGAATTGACGGATTTGCTGCACCATACCTGGCAGAAGAGCTTCTGAAAAAGGGATATTCAATTATTGGCTCCTATCTTGTTTCTCCAGGAAGGATTGTAAAAGGGGTTGATTATGAAAAGCTTGACATTCTCAACAAGGATGATGTAAAAAAGCTTGTTTCAGACTTCAAGCCGGAATATGTTTTTCATCTTGCAGGATTCAGCTCAGTTGCAAAATCATGGGAAAACCCTGAACTCTGCAGAAAAATAAATGTGGAAGGGACAAGAAACCTCCTCGATGCCCTTGTTGAGGAAAACATAAAGGCAAAGCTGCTTTTCATATCATCGGCAGAAGTTTATGGCAAGCCAAAGTTCTTCCCAATAACAGAGGAGCATCCGCTGAATCCGGAAAATCCCTATGCAGAGTCAAAGCTTGAGGCAGAGGGAATATGCCTCCTTCCAAAATACAAATCGCTTTCAATAGTAATCTCAAGAAGCTTCAACCACACAGGAACCGGGCAGAGCCCTGACTTTGTGTGCTCTGACTTTGCAAAGCAGATTGCAGAAATTGAGAAAGGGAAAAGAGAGCCTGTAATCAAAGTCGGAAACCTTGAAGCGAAAAGGGACTTCTCAGATGTCAGGGACATTTCAATTGCATACTCTCTTTTTGACAAATGCAAGCCGGGAATATACAACATCGGCTCAGGAAGGGCATATGCGATAAGAGAAATTCTGGACATATTAATTTCCATGAGCAGGGCAAAGATAAAGGAGGAATCAGACCCAAAAAAATTCAGGAAAATTGATGTTCCTGTTATGTTTGGCTCGCACGAAAAGTTCAGTGCAGAAACCGGCTGGCAGCCCAGGATAAGCATAGAGAAAACACTTGAAAGCATCCTTGATTACTGGAGAGAAAAAATTTAA
- a CDS encoding nucleotide sugar dehydrogenase — MKVCVLGMGYMGLPTSCIISNSGHKVIGIDIDKKRVELLNKGILPFEENGLPEIFENARKNGFIAKSEVEDADVFIIEVPTPVGIKEKKAELKYVKSAAEMIVPYLKKGNLVILESTVPPLTCRNFLIPILERSHLSAGADFSVAHCPERAFPGQTLYELVNNDRVIGGIDEKSCALAKELYSSFVKAKISTTDTTTAEFVKLSENTFRDINIALANEFALICEQIGVDSHEAIALANRHPRVKILSPGPGVGGHCIAVDPWFMTEVTDRAKIIPLARKINDRMPSHVVELAEKMLSGIENPVVSVLGVSYKADVDDTRESPAIGVIKLAKRKGWKVKIHDPIAKRFEYRMTDLESALSGSDCAIIVANHKEFLDIDFSKFGMRNKNILDTRNFLNHEKLRKEGFKVFVLGNGKSIA, encoded by the coding sequence ATGAAAGTATGCGTTCTTGGAATGGGATACATGGGGCTTCCCACCTCCTGCATCATCTCAAATTCCGGGCACAAGGTAATAGGGATTGACATTGACAAAAAAAGGGTTGAGCTTCTCAACAAGGGAATTCTGCCTTTTGAGGAAAACGGGCTTCCCGAAATATTTGAAAATGCAAGGAAGAACGGCTTTATCGCAAAGTCAGAAGTTGAGGATGCTGATGTTTTCATAATTGAGGTTCCAACCCCAGTTGGCATTAAGGAAAAGAAGGCGGAGCTGAAATATGTGAAATCGGCTGCAGAGATGATTGTTCCATATCTTAAAAAGGGAAATCTTGTGATACTGGAATCAACTGTTCCACCTCTCACATGCAGGAACTTTCTTATCCCAATACTTGAGCGCTCGCATCTTTCGGCAGGAGCTGATTTTTCTGTTGCGCACTGCCCTGAGCGGGCTTTTCCGGGGCAGACCCTTTATGAGCTTGTGAATAATGACAGGGTTATCGGGGGCATTGATGAGAAATCATGCGCTCTTGCAAAAGAGCTTTACTCCTCTTTTGTCAAGGCAAAAATCTCAACAACAGACACTACAACAGCTGAATTTGTAAAGCTTTCTGAGAACACATTCAGGGACATAAACATTGCCCTTGCTAATGAATTCGCGCTGATATGCGAGCAGATAGGAGTGGATTCCCATGAGGCAATAGCGCTTGCAAACAGGCATCCCCGAGTTAAGATATTGTCTCCAGGCCCGGGTGTTGGTGGGCACTGCATCGCAGTTGACCCCTGGTTCATGACTGAGGTTACTGACAGGGCAAAAATAATCCCCCTTGCGAGGAAGATAAATGACAGGATGCCTTCTCATGTTGTTGAACTTGCAGAGAAGATGCTTTCAGGAATTGAAAATCCAGTTGTTTCAGTGCTGGGAGTTTCATACAAGGCAGATGTGGATGACACAAGGGAAAGCCCTGCAATAGGAGTGATAAAGCTTGCAAAGAGGAAGGGATGGAAGGTAAAGATTCATGACCCGATTGCAAAGCGGTTTGAATACAGGATGACTGACCTTGAAAGCGCACTTTCTGGCTCTGACTGCGCAATCATTGTTGCAAACCACAAGGAATTCCTTGACATTGACTTTTCAAAATTCGGAATGAGGAATAAGAACATCCTTGACACAAGAAACTTCCTTAACCATGAAAAGCTCAGAAAGGAAGGGTTTAAGGTTTTTGTCCTCGGAAACGGAAAGAGCATAGCATAA
- a CDS encoding Fic family protein, which produces MVNVRTVNKGTKKYYYLEHTIRTKDGFSNKRLYLGNTLPKTIGKIKEKFLYDLFEELYGKELEAVKELWNKEYKNYPASAKEKYIESFMIKFTYNTSKIEGSTLTLKETADLLQEQVTPRNKALKFVREAEAHKTIFYQMLKNKNKLNLAAVLYWHKELFRESDPEIAGKIRKHPVAIARSKVELPLPVELNILLKEFFTWYNKYYGKINPVLMAALVHLKFVSIHPFSDGNGRISRLMMNHTLNSLGYPMLNIEYTNRNAYYTALERSQTRSKEETFMLYAVKRYLREYTSLRKRRRLFFH; this is translated from the coding sequence ATGGTCAATGTGAGAACAGTCAATAAAGGAACTAAGAAGTATTACTACTTAGAGCACACAATAAGAACAAAGGATGGTTTTTCTAACAAAAGATTATATCTGGGCAATACCCTGCCAAAAACTATCGGTAAAATAAAAGAAAAATTTCTCTATGATTTATTTGAAGAATTATACGGCAAGGAATTAGAAGCCGTAAAAGAGCTCTGGAATAAAGAATACAAGAATTATCCTGCGTCCGCCAAGGAAAAGTACATAGAATCTTTTATGATTAAATTCACCTACAACACCAGCAAAATAGAGGGAAGCACGCTGACATTAAAAGAAACAGCAGATCTTCTCCAGGAACAGGTTACCCCAAGAAATAAGGCATTGAAATTTGTCAGGGAAGCAGAAGCACATAAGACCATATTCTACCAGATGCTGAAGAATAAAAATAAGCTGAACTTAGCAGCTGTTCTTTATTGGCATAAAGAATTATTCAGAGAATCAGACCCTGAAATTGCGGGAAAAATAAGAAAGCACCCTGTAGCGATAGCGAGAAGTAAAGTGGAATTGCCCTTGCCTGTAGAATTGAATATATTATTAAAAGAATTCTTTACATGGTATAATAAATACTATGGAAAGATAAATCCGGTATTAATGGCAGCGCTTGTGCATTTGAAGTTTGTATCCATACACCCGTTCAGCGACGGCAACGGAAGAATATCTAGGCTGATGATGAATCACACGCTGAACAGTTTAGGATATCCTATGCTGAACATAGAATACACGAACAGAAACGCATATTACACAGCGCTGGAGCGAAGCCAGACAAGAAGCAAAGAGGAAACATTCATGTTATATGCAGTAAAAAGGTATTTGAGGGAATACACTTCTTTAAGGAAGCGCAGGCGGCTTTTCTTCCATTAA
- the wecB gene encoding UDP-N-acetylglucosamine 2-epimerase (non-hydrolyzing) encodes MKICILVGTRPEIIKMAPVIRECERRKLDFFIVHSGQHYSYNMDKIFFEELKLPEPKYNLEVGSGAHYAQTALILERIGEVFSKEKPDVLIVQGDTNTVFAGAITASKMGIRVAHVEAGLRSYDRSMPEEINRILTDHCSDLLFAPTKLQRKILIKEGIPKERIFVTGNTIVDSVRENIKFSDGKILEKFGLKKGNYFLITAHRQENVEDKTRLEGILNGIKMLYDKFGLQIIYPLHPRTKKKIEEFNLSIPKEIIIAEPLGFLEFLRLESDSALILTDSGGLQEEACILKVPCVTLRDNTERPETIEAGANMLSGINPEKIVECAGKMLAARRDWKNPLGKGKSARKIIDAILDCK; translated from the coding sequence ATGAAAATATGTATCCTTGTAGGAACGCGCCCTGAAATAATAAAGATGGCGCCGGTAATAAGGGAGTGCGAAAGAAGGAAGCTTGACTTCTTTATTGTCCATTCAGGGCAGCACTATTCCTACAATATGGACAAAATTTTCTTTGAGGAGCTGAAGCTTCCTGAGCCGAAATACAACCTTGAGGTTGGCTCAGGCGCCCACTACGCCCAGACAGCGCTGATTCTTGAGAGGATTGGAGAGGTTTTTTCAAAAGAAAAGCCGGATGTTCTTATTGTCCAAGGCGATACAAACACTGTTTTTGCAGGAGCAATAACAGCGTCCAAGATGGGAATAAGGGTTGCCCATGTGGAAGCAGGATTAAGGAGCTATGACAGAAGCATGCCTGAGGAAATCAACAGAATTCTAACTGACCACTGCTCTGACCTGCTCTTTGCCCCTACAAAGCTCCAGAGGAAAATCCTGATAAAAGAAGGGATTCCGAAAGAAAGGATATTTGTAACCGGAAACACAATAGTTGATTCAGTGCGTGAGAATATAAAATTCAGCGATGGAAAAATCCTTGAAAAGTTCGGGCTGAAAAAGGGAAATTATTTCCTGATTACAGCTCACAGGCAGGAGAATGTTGAAGACAAAACGCGCCTTGAAGGCATTCTTAATGGGATAAAAATGCTTTATGACAAGTTCGGGCTTCAGATAATCTATCCGCTCCATCCAAGGACAAAAAAGAAGATTGAGGAATTCAATCTTTCCATTCCAAAGGAAATAATAATTGCAGAGCCCCTGGGCTTCCTTGAATTCCTGAGGCTTGAATCTGATTCCGCCTTAATCCTAACTGATTCAGGCGGATTGCAGGAAGAGGCATGCATCCTTAAAGTTCCCTGCGTTACTTTGAGAGACAATACCGAGCGCCCTGAGACAATAGAAGCAGGCGCAAACATGCTTTCAGGAATAAATCCTGAAAAGATAGTTGAATGCGCAGGAAAGATGCTCGCAGCCAGGCGCGACTGGAAGAACCCTCTTGGAAAAGGGAAGAGCGCAAGGAAAATAATTGATGCAATTCTTGACTGCAAATAA
- a CDS encoding MFS transporter has product MDSKQSENRFVRIKSHLGKTFKALNHRNYRLWFFGQMVSLFGTWMQSAAQGFFIFELTHSVFYLGLVGFFLGLPTWLFMLYGGVVSDRFSRKKILLITQFSMMLLALILAGLYFTGWIQPWHILVLSFLLGTANAFDAPARQSFVVDLVPREDLNNAIALNGTMFNASVVVGPALGGLVYALVGPGWCFIINAFSFTAVIGGLLLMRIEYQKIRKSKFSAFSEIRNGLLYVSKNPSIIGIFSAIACFSLFGLAFINLLPAWSVNVLHGNSETNGLLQAARGFGALLVALSVASIGVIRIKGKLLTSGTFLVPFSVLLFSLIKYAPMSIAVIILVGISGMLVSNMCMTLLQNITADEFRGRVLSIYNLVFSGFLPFGSLWIGTAAGFFGEKTAVIMSSGLAFLGALAIWKLFPKLRKIE; this is encoded by the coding sequence ATGGATTCCAAACAATCTGAAAATAGATTTGTTCGCATAAAATCTCATCTTGGAAAAACATTCAAGGCATTAAACCACAGGAACTACAGGCTCTGGTTTTTCGGGCAGATGGTTTCCCTTTTCGGAACCTGGATGCAGAGCGCTGCGCAGGGCTTCTTTATTTTTGAGCTTACTCACTCTGTTTTCTACCTCGGGCTTGTTGGATTTTTTTTAGGGCTTCCAACCTGGCTCTTCATGCTTTACGGAGGAGTTGTTTCAGACAGGTTTTCCCGAAAGAAAATTCTTCTTATAACCCAATTTTCAATGATGCTTCTTGCATTAATCCTTGCGGGGCTCTATTTCACAGGATGGATTCAACCCTGGCACATACTTGTGCTTTCCTTTCTCTTGGGAACAGCAAATGCCTTTGATGCTCCTGCAAGGCAGTCCTTTGTAGTTGACCTTGTCCCAAGGGAAGACCTGAATAACGCAATTGCCCTTAACGGCACGATGTTCAATGCTTCTGTTGTTGTGGGGCCTGCTCTTGGAGGGCTTGTCTACGCTCTTGTCGGGCCAGGCTGGTGCTTCATAATTAATGCATTTTCCTTTACTGCAGTTATAGGAGGGCTTCTTCTTATGAGGATAGAATATCAAAAAATACGCAAGAGCAAGTTCTCTGCTTTTTCAGAAATAAGAAACGGGCTTTTGTATGTGAGTAAAAATCCCTCAATAATCGGAATTTTTAGCGCAATTGCCTGTTTCAGCCTTTTTGGGCTTGCATTCATCAATCTTCTCCCGGCGTGGTCTGTTAATGTTCTTCACGGGAATTCTGAGACAAACGGGCTTCTTCAGGCAGCAAGGGGCTTTGGAGCCCTTCTTGTTGCGCTTTCAGTTGCATCAATTGGAGTAATCAGAATTAAGGGAAAGCTTCTTACCTCAGGCACTTTTCTTGTTCCCTTTTCAGTTCTTCTTTTTTCATTAATAAAATATGCGCCGATGTCTATTGCAGTTATAATTCTTGTCGGAATTTCGGGCATGCTTGTTTCAAATATGTGCATGACTCTCTTGCAGAATATAACTGCAGATGAATTTCGCGGGCGTGTTTTAAGCATCTACAACCTTGTCTTTTCAGGATTCCTGCCTTTTGGCTCGCTCTGGATTGGAACTGCAGCAGGATTTTTTGGGGAGAAAACAGCAGTTATTATGAGTTCAGGGCTCGCATTCTTGGGTGCACTTGCAATATGGAAGCTGTTCCCGAAATTAAGAAAAATTGAATGA
- a CDS encoding glycosyltransferase family 39 protein has translation MSQKEVVGKEESIFSKRIFNIKWSWVVLALILLLGFYFRAYHIDYPVIGYHNWKEVHHLSEARNYVLDGFSKDGLFMPHYDDNTFGENPYGLHSDTFPLVQIMGAVIFRIFGYKLWMARMISIIFNLGAVLMFYLLIKQLFKKYDKKEELSLTCAFLAAINPLLVFFSHNFDDINPALFFMLGCAFLYAKWVDEQKGWQLALAALFGGFATVLKYTFGIIAVPILITFPYKKVFSALKKYWKSLAVSALMILVCLSWIPYASYMNKIHQGMSYSAVEIVKMKVTWGNIPLLFSQDFLVPVLLSPNSYVADNYSKIGFTFAALGFVLLLIFWKKGFGNKFMSAYFIAFILFIVVGSDTLRGHSYHQYPIAPLIIFLMAYLFTFVGTTLEKFFNVKFLSWFVIIIFIALLMKPSVDAKNRQFNTQFIGQDVAGDYIKKHMLPGERMLFPSHQSYGVIWNSGMKAYMFPENASIIPLMEEEANVSWVFVYQWGFSILDNKPVWDYIKEHYSLAQFGFQQNTGLIYILLKKGGSFNASNMEEVSNQLNAILQKSLASSIKSKEYEYTTGKFTMNYYDVIA, from the coding sequence ATGTCGCAAAAAGAGGTTGTGGGGAAAGAAGAATCTATCTTCAGCAAAAGAATTTTCAATATCAAATGGAGCTGGGTTGTCCTTGCTCTCATCCTTCTTTTAGGGTTTTATTTCAGGGCTTATCACATTGATTACCCCGTCATAGGATACCATAACTGGAAGGAAGTCCATCACCTTTCAGAGGCAAGGAATTATGTTCTTGACGGATTCTCAAAAGACGGGCTTTTCATGCCTCACTATGATGACAACACATTCGGGGAAAATCCCTACGGGCTCCATTCAGACACTTTTCCTCTTGTGCAGATAATGGGCGCTGTGATTTTCAGGATTTTCGGCTACAAGCTCTGGATGGCAAGGATGATAAGCATTATTTTCAATCTCGGCGCTGTCCTTATGTTTTATCTGCTGATAAAACAGCTCTTCAAAAAATATGACAAAAAGGAAGAGCTCTCGCTTACATGCGCGTTTCTTGCTGCAATAAATCCCCTTCTTGTTTTCTTCAGCCACAATTTTGACGACATAAACCCCGCATTGTTTTTCATGCTGGGGTGCGCATTTCTTTATGCAAAATGGGTTGATGAGCAAAAGGGATGGCAGCTTGCGCTTGCAGCGTTATTCGGCGGATTTGCAACTGTCCTGAAATACACTTTTGGGATAATTGCTGTTCCAATCCTCATCACTTTCCCTTACAAAAAGGTGTTTTCTGCGCTTAAAAAATACTGGAAATCCCTTGCAGTATCAGCATTGATGATTTTAGTCTGCCTGAGCTGGATTCCATATGCGTCTTACATGAACAAGATTCATCAGGGAATGTCCTACAGCGCAGTTGAGATTGTTAAAATGAAGGTTACCTGGGGAAACATCCCCCTCCTGTTTTCGCAGGATTTTCTCGTGCCAGTTCTTCTGAGCCCAAATTCCTATGTTGCTGACAACTACTCAAAAATCGGTTTCACATTTGCAGCGCTCGGGTTTGTCCTCCTTTTGATTTTCTGGAAAAAGGGCTTTGGGAACAAGTTTATGTCAGCATACTTCATAGCATTCATTCTTTTTATTGTCGTCGGCTCTGACACATTGCGGGGGCACAGCTACCACCAGTATCCTATTGCTCCCCTGATAATATTTCTCATGGCGTACTTATTCACATTCGTCGGGACTACCCTTGAGAAGTTTTTCAATGTGAAATTCCTTTCCTGGTTTGTGATAATAATTTTCATAGCCCTCCTTATGAAGCCCTCTGTTGATGCAAAGAACAGGCAGTTCAACACCCAGTTCATAGGGCAGGATGTTGCAGGAGATTACATAAAGAAGCATATGCTTCCCGGAGAGAGAATGCTTTTCCCGAGCCACCAAAGCTACGGCGTAATCTGGAACAGCGGGATGAAGGCATATATGTTCCCTGAAAACGCAAGCATAATTCCTCTTATGGAAGAAGAGGCAAATGTGTCATGGGTTTTTGTTTACCAGTGGGGCTTTTCAATACTTGACAACAAGCCGGTTTGGGATTACATAAAGGAGCACTATTCCCTTGCGCAGTTCGGCTTCCAGCAGAATACTGGCTTAATCTACATACTCCTGAAAAAAGGGGGCTCTTTCAATGCCTCAAACATGGAGGAAGTTTCAAATCAGCTCAACGCAATACTTCAGAAGAGCCTTGCCTCTTCAATAAAGTCAAAGGAGTATGAATACACAACAGGCAAGTTTACAATGAATTATTATGATGTGATAGCGTAA